The following DNA comes from Plasmodium vivax chromosome 11, whole genome shotgun sequence.
GGGCAAGACCCAAATCAGGgagaaacaaacaaaatggaagaaaaaagcccCATTAGTAAAGACAACCAAAATGTAGAACCCACTAATGCTAATAACACCtcggaggaaaaaaacaaaactgaaGAAAATGCCAAGAAAAACACAACATCAGAAAATGATGGCAGAAGTACATTCGAATGTAACATCTGTTTTGATGATGTGAGAGACCCAGTGGTGACGAAATGTGGGCATCTGTTCTGTTGGTTATGTCTCTGCGCttggattaaaaaaaataatgactGCCCTGTCTGCAAAGCTGAAGTTTCAAGGGAAAATGTAATACCCCTGTACGGAAGGGGCAAGAATAGCAGCGAACATAAGTATTCGAATGTGGAAGAACCCAGACCCACtcccaaaaggaaagaaagcgTCAGGAGAAATAATGGCTATTCTAACAACCTAGGGTTAAGGGCTTCCTTTGGCGTTTGGGTGAACCCCTTCTCCTTTGGAATGTCCTACACCAACATGTCAGAAGAGCCCTACTTCTACGAAAGCGGTGGTGGCGACAACAGAACCCAGGCGGAAACGTATCAAGCGGAAGCCgcatcttcctttttctttttcctggGCTTTTTTCTGTCCCTCTATATTTTGTTCTACTCGTCCTAGGGCGTCTCATGTGTGTAAATGTGTTTACGTGCACATGTGTTTACGCGTACATGTGTTTATACATGTACTTGTGTCTTTATATGTGTGAACACATGTGCTTGAGCGGGAGGATTCCCTGAAGCCGCAGCGCACATGTGGGCCCATGGAAAACACCCCCTCCCCATgtgtacccttttttttgaagtctTTTTAGTCAAATTAATTCTATGGACcaagttggaaaaaaaaaaaaaaagaaaaaaattcacgcAAAATCCCactttgcagtttttttttttcctttttttcgacCCCCAAGCACTccattttaattcatttttcacaaatgTGTACATTTCGTGTATGTATAGCATGTGTATGTACCCACGCGATTACCACCCCCTCGATAGGCACGATCGAGACGTATCTATCTATTTGTGCCGCTTATATGAAGAGTTGCCCCCCTTTCACCTCTTTCCATTTCTGTATAAACGCGCAGATGCAAACGGCGCACATTCGGTGTACCCTTTTATCGGTTGCAAAATGTTTGAGGAGAGAGtgctttcatatttttgctttttttttttttaaatggttCACCTAtgtaatacatatatacatatatatatgtgtgtacgcGCGCATGCTCATGCGTTCATTTACCCACCCCCCTTTTACGTttgattttaaaatttagcTTATATAAGCACAACTGCaacttttaattatttccCCCTCATAAGAGTAATTGTTTTTGCCTTCGGTTTATCGTGGAGTGAGCAGCACGCGCAAAGCGTGCACGTGTACGAATGTGCACAAGTTTTCCTGCACATGTGCGCCCATATTGTATGTGTCGCCTGCACGGtgagtttccttttttttttttttttttttttttttcgttaattCGATCGATACAAACTTTTCGTGAACCTCTTGGGTCCCCACCCACCTCCTTTCCAAACAGTTCCAACGAGAGCGCAGTGTAaatacgtgcatacgtaaAGGGTATGCGGATGTTCTAACACGAAAGCGGAAGCACACTTTTGTCGTTGGGGATACACCCTCGGTGCTGCTTCACAGTAGAAAACGGGGTGGAGACTTTCTTTTAGAAACTGAATTGGCGAGTTATTTTATACCCTCAGTGGTGGCGTAGTGGTTACCCAGAGGAGGGAAACCAACCCCCCCACGCAAACTTCACATATTTGGCGAGAGGAAGGTTGACCCAATGGAGGTACCCCTTTTAATACCCCCACAGAGGATTCGCACGCGCGCGCTATGTCGTTCGTGGGAATGGTTTATTTTGTGTCTTTGTGGTGCAGTGTGCAAATTGATTAATCTTTTTGGGTTCCTCTCACGTTTCTCCATGTCACGGTATGCTTCTCCGTTTTTTGGCATGCCCctcacttttttgttttctttttccccacttcTAACGCAACTCAGGAACTGGCGAGCGAAGTTGAACtaacttccctttttaacaaattatccgtaaaaaaaaaaaaaaaaaacttattgttcccctcccccacggGTGTTCAAAAGGGAGTACACCCACAATGATAGCAGCACTGCACGGTTGCGAGTGGCACTCCTTTGTAGTGAATTCATTTAGTCTACATTTGTGGtgggctttttttttttgccccgaTGTGCTCAAActgctgcccattttttggaaaactccCCCCGCGTAGGATGGAtccaaaaatgtaaatacaGAGAACGCCCTCGAGATAGTGTACAAGCTGGTAAGGCTTCGAGGGGGGGTGCAGCGGGGTGACTCCATACGTTTGGAGAGACCCCCTCGAGGGGAACCCCGCCAGTGGCCAACTCTTCAAATTGGTGCCACTGCCGACAGGGCCACTCCCCACAGGGCCTCCCACAACCTGAGTCCATTCTCCCCTTAGGGTTACGTCCCTTCAAAGGAAGACATAGACGAATTTATCCGCGCCACCAACGGTTGGGAAAAGAGCAAACCAGTTGTGATCACCCCTAAATGTGTTTTCAAAATGATGCAGAAAAACGAAGTTCATAGTAGCCCCTTACACATCTTACTCTCCATTACTACAAtttactccccccccttaGGGATATGTTCCCTgtcaaatataaaaaagttttgcaaaaatctGAAGTTGTCTAGTGCCTCCACAGACGGATTAGTAGACGTATTTAACCATTACGACGTTCATGTAAATGCTGCCCACCTTTATGTTTAACTATTCACCACGATTGCAATGCTGTTTGGATTTTCCAAGCAGTTTTAATgatagtaaaaaaaggagagaagcagAGCACCTTCCTTTGTTGCCTAATCATGCGCCTACTTCCACAGTCTCAATTTCAGCACACGCGTCGTCACAAcatatgccatttttactttccctttttggtaACCAAAGAGAACAGGCAAAATTTCCAAGGAGCAGTTCAAGTCACTCTTCACCACCGTTGGGTCAAGACTGTCCACTGCGGAAATGGATGCAATTATCAGGTGCGTAGGGAGCGGTAAAGCAggctctccattttggtgcAGCGCAGCTTCGTTAGCTTaggtatatatgtgtgtgtttaaatatatgtatgtttatatatatgtaaattttttttttttttttcctttttcaaacGCCGCTAGCAAGCTGTGCAGCGAGGCGGACCAAATAGATTACAAGGAGTTCCTGAGCAAGTAACGGAGCGTGTGCTAGAGCCTACGCGAGAATTCACGTGATGTGTTCGCAGCGCGCAcacgtgtgcatatgtgATATGTAATTTGGCACGTGTGACACCCCGTCggtgcccccctttttggcagGTTGCTAGCCCAGTAATGTACAGCTCATGGGCGACGTAGGCCCATCAGTCGGTGTACCCCCCATTCCAATGGCCATAGGCAGCGCTGCTCAAATTGGGGTGCCGCGCTAAGCCCAAAACGAGAACCCTTTGCGGCAGgtcgccccctttttttttgctctacTACGTAGCAAGCAACCTCGCAAAGCTATAATTAtcatttcacatttttgtggaTTTTTGTCCTAATCATTTCGGAATCGCCTTCTGCTAAGCGGTTCACATAAAGTGGCGAACCCTGTAAATGGACGAATTTGGGgagacagaaaaaaaaaaaaaaaaaaaagaaaaaaaaaaaattataaaatatagtaaTAAACAGAAAGGCAGCGATGTGGTGACAATGAAAAGGCAACAATAATGTGATGATGATAATGAGGTGGTCTTCTCAAAATTAATGAAGGCACGAGTGCTAGCAAAATGGCggcaaaaataattactttacaaactataaaaaaaaaaaacacaaaattaataacctAATAATTGCAGCATTTCTGCCTCGTCATGATGCTCACTACTCGCTGGCTACACCTGCACAACTCATACACACACGCGTACGCACATGTGCGCGTACAAACGggggcatatatatatgtgcgctatacatacaaaaaaaagaaaaaaaactcacaCGCATATAACCTAAACATACACATAAACATGCACAAGTGCTGTGCCTTAAAAAGgtgaaacattttaattaaaaaacattgcAAGGCGGGCAGGCATACATGCGCATTCGCGGGCATACATTCACCTGCGCGGGGATGCATGTACTTGCTCGGGCATGcctgcacatgtgcgttCCTGCCTCGCCCCTTCAAAATAGTAATACACATACCGCAACACATACCGCTACACACACCgctacacatatgtacacatgcaTGTACGTGTGCCGTGCGGGGCGAGCGCGCGTTTTGGAGGACTTGGCTTTTACATAAACAAAATGTTTCCTCCGCTTTGGCAGTCTTCgtaacaaatttttacactttAATTTGGTTTGGGCGCTAAGACGAGGCCGGCCCGTGTTAACGGTCGACTGCCCCACACCGGCACCCCGCAGCACGAGAACGGCGCGTTCCGCGCGTGGCACATGCAGCTTAGCCGCGCACAGCACATGTAGCTTGACCGCTCAGCTGCTAGTAGCCAACCGCTGGTAGCTAACCACTTCTAACTAATCGCGAAGGACGGCCTCGTCGTTCTCAACCGCGTAGGGCGACTggggcttcttcttctttttctccttcttgaTGCGGAAGATGCTGAGGAAGCTCTGGTTGATGCTCTGGTACGACTGGTAGAATTTATTCTTcttgttaattttgttcttcttggGGAGGAAGTTCTTATTTTGAGACCTATACAGTTTGAGGAATTTCTTCAGAACCTTTTTGCAAGTCCTGTGGGAGAGCACCCTCTCGCACGCGACGTTGTAGGACTTATCTCCATTGATGTCCCTAACTGAGACGTCGGCTCCTCTGGTCATCAGCACATCGGCAATGTCGTAGAGgccataaaaaatggagtatATTAGGGCAGTTTCTCCGTGTATATTGGTAAGGTTATAATTGATATTCTTCCCTTCATTAAGAATATGATGCGCTAGGATTTCGTTCCTCGTTCGGATGCAGATCATGAGGGGGCACTCCCCATTGATGTTGTCTTTACAATTCACATCAATGTTATGAGATAGCAGCAGCTGGACAGCCTTCTCCTGATTCTCCAGACAAGCAATATGCAGAGCATTTTGATGgtatttatttgttaaatttatatttacattattttcaagtaaaaattttaaaatctcCAAATTCCCTTCTTCTGCGGCAGCATGGATTGGAGACAACACATTGTTTGAATCTAGCTGGTTAATAATTTCCTTCTTCAAtgtgtgcaaatattttaaaatgtttagtCTCTCCAATTTGGATGCCTGGATAAATGGGAGGGACCATAAATTATGTTCCTTCTGTAGCAGCTGCGGATACTTCTTCAACAACAATTGCACAGTTGAGAggtcatttttaaaaatggcgcAAGATAGGACTTCCGTTAGAATATGCCTATCGCATGGTTTTTCTCCTGCCCCTGCATCAATAAAATGATTCACCCAGGCTTTGTTTAAATTGTAGgcaagcaaaatgggggtgaATTTGTTATGGTAGCACCAATTCGGGTTGGCCTTATTTTCCAGTAACAGCTGTATAATTTCGCTTATGTTATTTTCGCAGGCGAGGTAGAGGGGAGA
Coding sequences within:
- a CDS encoding troponin c-like protein, putative (encoded by transcript PVX_114465A), yielding MEDGSKNVNTENALEIVYKLRTGKISKEQFKSLFTTVGSRLSTAEMDAIISKLCSEADQIDYKEFLSK